DNA from Methanothrix sp.:
ACCTGGATCACGTCCGGAGGGCTCGGGACGATGGGTTACGGTTTTCCGGCTGCAATGGGGGCACATTTCGCGCGCCCGGACCAAGTTGTCTTCGATATCGCAGGAGACGGGAGCTTCCAGATGAACATCCAGGAACTCGGGACCGTTTCACACTACAGGATACCCGTCAAGGTTGCCATTCTCAACAACCGGTTCCTTGGGATGGTCCGGCAGTGGCAGGAGCTCTTCTATGACCGCCGCTACTCCTACACAGAGCTTCCACCTGTTGACTTCGTCAAGGTTGCCAACGCATACGGGATCGATGGGATGAGAGTCGAGGACCCCTCTGATGTCCGGGCCGCACTCAGCGCTGCCATAGAAACAGACGGGCCGTTTGTCCTCGACTTCCGCAT
Protein-coding regions in this window:
- a CDS encoding thiamine pyrophosphate-dependent enzyme, whose amino-acid sequence is PIVGDAKSVLKEMLARIQKKKDYEKWLARIRAWKEKYPMRYPKDGSLRPQFIIEELSALLKGEGIIVSEVGQNQMWTAQYYCFKKPRTWITSGGLGTMGYGFPAAMGAHFARPDQVVFDIAGDGSFQMNIQELGTVSHYRIPVKVAILNNRFLGMVRQWQELFYDRRYSYTELPPVDFVKVANAYGIDGMRVEDPSDVRAALSAAIETDGPFVLDFR